A stretch of the Sulfolobus acidocaldarius SUSAZ genome encodes the following:
- a CDS encoding acetyl-CoA acetyltransferase: MISGFSSKLFKTYEGSVFDLISLATREALDMAKLEIGDVDGFAMTFFPGLFDGKGYLFFPLHQITHYLGIKARYMDLVEFGGPSILAMIYRAEKAIRAGEAQNVLCIAGGIASFIREKGPYNNVISKLYPYITSNTFEDFYEVYDKMDPITHYALVADRHKRLFGTTDEQRALLVVKQRKNGLNNPRALFKNQITVDDVISSPVVADPLHLFEVVYPIDGFHAFIVSRKNKELRPVEILNYGEMHWPSVPAEWDMDITYTPTIQSVKIANVDLNKIDAFQLYDATSIGVLTQIEDLGLVEKGKAGKFIEENDIYYQGNIPMNTGGGALSQGQPAYMSGPLMLEEALLQLNYMAQGRQVKDVSKVLINGVGGGLAGRNDAITIVLGEKK, from the coding sequence ATGATATCGGGTTTTTCAAGTAAGCTCTTTAAAACCTATGAAGGTAGCGTATTTGACTTGATATCATTAGCTACGAGAGAGGCATTAGATATGGCTAAATTAGAGATAGGAGACGTGGATGGGTTTGCAATGACATTTTTCCCGGGTCTCTTTGACGGTAAAGGCTACTTATTCTTCCCATTGCACCAAATAACACATTACTTAGGAATCAAGGCAAGATACATGGATCTTGTAGAATTTGGTGGTCCCTCGATCCTAGCCATGATATATAGGGCTGAAAAGGCAATAAGGGCAGGGGAAGCACAGAATGTATTATGTATAGCTGGAGGAATAGCCTCATTTATAAGAGAAAAAGGACCATACAATAACGTAATAAGCAAACTCTACCCATACATAACCTCCAACACATTTGAGGACTTTTATGAAGTGTACGATAAGATGGATCCAATAACCCATTACGCTTTAGTAGCAGATAGGCACAAGAGATTATTTGGGACTACAGACGAACAGAGGGCATTACTGGTAGTCAAACAAAGGAAAAACGGCTTAAATAATCCAAGAGCTCTATTTAAAAACCAGATAACAGTAGATGATGTCATAAGCTCTCCAGTGGTAGCAGATCCACTTCACTTATTTGAGGTGGTTTATCCCATAGATGGATTCCATGCGTTTATTGTAAGTAGAAAAAACAAGGAGCTCAGACCAGTTGAGATTTTGAATTATGGCGAAATGCATTGGCCATCAGTTCCTGCAGAATGGGATATGGATATAACATATACACCCACTATACAGAGCGTTAAGATTGCTAATGTAGATCTAAATAAGATTGATGCGTTCCAGCTGTATGATGCTACCAGCATCGGTGTTCTTACACAGATAGAGGACTTGGGGCTTGTCGAGAAAGGGAAGGCTGGAAAATTTATTGAGGAAAATGACATATATTATCAGGGCAATATACCAATGAACACTGGAGGTGGGGCTTTATCTCAAGGACAACCCGCATATATGAGCGGACCGCTAATGCTAGAAGAAGCATTACTTCAGTTAAATTACATGGCGCAAGGAAGACAGGTAAAGGACGTTTCAAAAGTCTTGATAAATGGTGTGGGAGGAGGTTTGGCAGGAAGAAATGATGCAATAACAATTGTTTTAGGTGAAAAGAAGTGA
- a CDS encoding ribosomal subunit interface protein — MEFLDRAREDLDAGELPLGIFARRDVFELENIKFWPRVWHFLGHEGEIPNPGDYILRNIGPRNQVIVVRGEDGEIRGFLNACRHRGRAFCKTEKGNAAYFRCPYHFWTYSNKGELVGVPQDNTFKINRREYNLIPVRVESYRGFLFGNMDRKAEKLEDYLGEYKWYIDIAIRGGELEVYKSPIRWIVNMNWKAPVDNFGSDSYHIAFTHRSTYQISANPLRLEDVGLSPPEGVQKNVGFSGYQFASEKGHGGGITSFYDITPENLDKIDKLDVPAKIYEIYPKNTLDVLSEKLSSEQLRVLKLEMLTLALFRIRVFPNFAFILHSLNAGDSEQKYTQDYLARLWRPVDYDKTEVFTLCMIPSFADEKYKRESFRQCVFLQGPAGILDNDDVMNWMSQTENSKNSLDLNMALKQRQNEGTVDNFPLPHSEMKVYREPSDWSSKAFWRKYFDLMLR; from the coding sequence CTGGAATTCTTAGATAGGGCTAGAGAGGATCTGGATGCAGGCGAACTACCTTTAGGGATATTTGCTAGACGAGACGTATTTGAACTTGAAAACATAAAATTTTGGCCAAGAGTTTGGCATTTTCTAGGACACGAGGGAGAGATTCCTAATCCAGGAGATTATATACTGAGAAATATTGGACCCAGAAATCAGGTAATAGTGGTTAGAGGAGAAGACGGAGAAATAAGGGGTTTTTTAAATGCCTGCAGACACAGGGGAAGAGCTTTCTGTAAGACGGAAAAGGGAAATGCGGCGTATTTCAGATGTCCTTATCATTTTTGGACATACTCTAATAAGGGAGAGCTTGTAGGGGTACCACAAGATAATACATTCAAGATCAATAGACGAGAATATAACTTGATACCTGTTAGAGTTGAGAGCTACAGGGGCTTTCTGTTTGGAAATATGGATCGTAAGGCTGAAAAATTAGAGGACTATTTAGGCGAATATAAGTGGTACATTGATATAGCTATTAGAGGGGGAGAGCTAGAAGTATATAAGAGCCCTATAAGGTGGATCGTAAACATGAATTGGAAAGCTCCTGTAGATAATTTTGGTAGTGATTCATATCACATTGCATTTACCCATAGGTCTACCTATCAAATAAGCGCCAATCCTCTTAGGTTAGAGGATGTTGGTTTATCTCCTCCTGAGGGAGTCCAAAAAAATGTAGGATTTTCAGGTTACCAATTTGCCTCTGAGAAAGGACATGGTGGTGGAATTACCTCGTTTTACGATATAACTCCTGAAAATTTAGATAAGATTGATAAGTTGGACGTGCCTGCTAAGATATATGAGATCTACCCTAAAAATACACTTGATGTATTATCGGAAAAATTGAGTAGTGAGCAACTTAGGGTATTAAAACTAGAAATGCTTACCCTAGCATTGTTCAGAATTAGAGTGTTTCCAAATTTTGCCTTTATACTGCACTCCCTTAATGCTGGCGACTCTGAACAGAAGTATACACAGGATTACCTGGCTAGGTTATGGAGACCTGTAGACTATGATAAAACAGAGGTTTTCACACTATGCATGATACCATCATTTGCAGATGAGAAATATAAGAGGGAAAGCTTTAGGCAGTGTGTATTTTTACAGGGACCTGCTGGAATACTAGATAACGATGACGTTATGAATTGGATGTCTCAGACCGAGAATTCCAAGAATTCTCTCGACTTAAATATGGCTTTAAAGCAGAGACAAAATGAAGGGACAGTCGATAACTTTCCATTGCCTCACAGTGAAATGAAAGTATATAGAGAGCCTTCCGACTGGTCATCAAAGGCGTTTTGGAGGAAGTACTTTGATCTCATGCTCAGGTGA
- a CDS encoding radical SAM protein — MIIREVEVKSALSKSGLKEIDYSLNPYSNCRFSCIYCYAQRYVSDEWGEVITVKRNIVDVLRREVYKYRKGVVGISTIVDPYQPVEGLYRLTRKSLEVLLSHGFRVSIQTKSPMVVRDLDLLSRYGDKVDVGFTITTFNEVVSRYIEPLAPPPRARAESLKKLSRSVRTWIFLGPIIKGVNDSGFEEIIKLASETSSFIVYDRYNSYRGLPNFDYTQSWWEEKENEIKDLCKKYGVHCHSEREDWIYERQRKYRTLF; from the coding sequence ATGATAATTAGAGAAGTTGAGGTTAAAAGTGCACTTAGTAAGTCTGGTCTGAAAGAAATTGACTATTCCTTAAACCCATATAGTAACTGCAGATTTTCCTGTATCTATTGTTATGCCCAAAGGTATGTTAGTGATGAATGGGGAGAAGTTATAACGGTTAAGAGAAATATTGTTGATGTTCTGAGGAGGGAGGTCTACAAGTATAGGAAAGGAGTAGTGGGGATATCAACAATAGTAGACCCTTATCAACCGGTGGAGGGATTATATAGACTGACTAGGAAAAGCTTAGAGGTTCTCCTATCCCATGGCTTTAGAGTCTCTATCCAAACTAAGTCACCTATGGTTGTCAGGGATCTGGACTTGTTGTCAAGGTATGGTGATAAGGTGGATGTAGGTTTTACTATTACTACGTTTAATGAGGTTGTGAGTAGATATATTGAGCCTCTAGCTCCTCCCCCTAGGGCCAGAGCAGAATCCCTTAAGAAGTTGTCTAGAAGTGTTAGAACTTGGATTTTCCTAGGACCTATTATAAAAGGGGTTAATGACAGCGGTTTTGAGGAAATAATAAAGTTAGCCAGCGAAACTTCATCATTCATAGTATATGATAGATACAATAGTTATAGGGGTTTGCCTAACTTCGATTACACTCAGTCGTGGTGGGAAGAAAAGGAGAATGAAATAAAGGATTTATGTAAAAAATACGGAGTTCATTGCCATTCTGAGAGAGAGGACTGGATTTATGAGCGTCAGCGTAAATATAGGACACTATTTTAG
- a CDS encoding dihydrodiol dehydrogenase, translated as MEIKNEYAFVLIRLVSTGNGIRLEIYSPNFGTKIYLDPLQLESLTIADEKDFETLINVLYNGRKHTDGDRDQYP; from the coding sequence ATCGAGATAAAAAACGAATATGCATTTGTTTTAATTAGGTTGGTGTCTACGGGTAATGGTATTCGTCTTGAGATTTATTCACCTAACTTTGGCACAAAAATATACTTAGATCCATTACAACTAGAGTCCTTGACAATTGCAGATGAGAAGGATTTTGAAACCTTGATAAACGTACTGTACAATGGGAGGAAACACACTGATGGGGACAGAGACCAATATCCATAG
- a CDS encoding aromatic-ring-hydroxylating dioxygenase subunit beta: MVNFLYQEAEMLDERKYKDWFSLLTDDVNYKVYLVDFTSNAELIPILDEDKVSLERRVNRLFVETAWAENPPSHTMRTVSNIMIIDRKDRSYIVKSNLIFYRDRGDLSPEMIFARRKDEIVKDNERFKIRYREVIIQDTILKARNLSFIL; encoded by the coding sequence ATAGTCAATTTTCTGTATCAAGAGGCTGAGATGCTGGATGAAAGAAAATACAAGGACTGGTTTTCCCTCCTAACTGACGATGTAAACTATAAGGTTTATCTTGTGGATTTTACTTCTAATGCAGAGCTGATTCCTATTTTAGATGAGGATAAAGTAAGTTTAGAGAGAAGAGTGAATAGGTTATTTGTTGAGACTGCATGGGCTGAGAACCCACCATCTCACACAATGAGAACGGTCTCAAATATTATGATAATAGATAGAAAGGATAGGTCGTACATAGTTAAGAGCAACCTGATTTTCTATCGAGATAGAGGTGACCTAAGCCCTGAGATGATATTTGCAAGAAGGAAGGACGAGATTGTGAAAGATAATGAAAGATTCAAGATAAGGTATAGGGAAGTAATCATACAAGATACCATTTTAAAGGCTAGGAACTTGAGCTTTATCCTATAG
- a CDS encoding aromatic-ring-hydroxylating dioxygenase subunit beta, translating to MNSMKINCDDYLEVLNFYYREAELLDFWKYREWLQLVTDDIEYIFYSRLNIESDSPSSQLGAPIIMDNRVLLEKRIERLYSEYAWAEIPKSFIRHHISNIMITEVEKENQIRVLSSVLLFRHKQDNPYYELMSYERHDVLRRIDGRWKLAKREIIPDFSLFITDNLSNIY from the coding sequence ATGAATTCCATGAAGATTAACTGTGATGATTATCTCGAAGTGCTTAATTTTTATTACAGGGAAGCTGAATTATTAGATTTTTGGAAGTACAGAGAGTGGCTCCAATTAGTAACCGACGACATAGAGTATATCTTTTATTCCAGACTAAATATTGAGTCCGATTCTCCATCATCACAACTTGGAGCACCTATAATTATGGATAACAGAGTCTTGTTGGAGAAGAGAATAGAGAGACTTTATAGTGAATATGCATGGGCAGAAATTCCTAAGTCATTCATCAGGCACCACATATCTAACATAATGATAACTGAAGTAGAGAAGGAGAACCAAATCAGAGTTTTAAGTAGTGTACTACTCTTTAGGCATAAACAGGATAATCCCTACTATGAACTCATGTCTTATGAAAGGCATGATGTTCTCAGAAGAATAGACGGAAGATGGAAACTAGCTAAAAGAGAAATAATACCCGATTTTAGTTTATTCATCACAGATAACCTTTCTAACATATATTAG
- a CDS encoding acyl-CoA synthetase has translation MEFSPVYKDIFEAPKRNIIIYYFDEAIQTLSITRHAKILGNYLVERGISRGDRVCIYLQNIPQFLITELATWAIGGIIVPLNIMYKSHELEYFLNDSECKVLIGLETEVKSNLLPILDRTKIEMVITTTGLEYLSQVPPYLSSISRQYPLGADHDYMYIIKDNRELRDVHVATEEELSTILYTSGTTGKPKGAMYTHYNLFFGAMTIKQSFKLDEKDTMAIFSPMSHNIGIVLTATSLISQLPFMIMYRFEPGEALRLIEKWKVSFTLLPATGYISLMNHPDFKKRDLSSFKKLYSGGAPLPKRVVDEWEKLTGVHIRNGYGMTETTGTISVEPVEERAPYDPETNAMSIGKPVPFTEVKIVDSTGKELEPGEVGEIIVRGPHVMKGYWKKPEETAKTIRDGWVYTGDLGKVDKDGWLYYVDRVKDLIIVSGFKVWPREVEDIIYQHPAVKEVAVVGKSDSYRGEIPKAYVVLKNDYKGRVSENDIIEFVKQRLANFKVPREVVFVDELPKTASGKIMRRALKERD, from the coding sequence ATGGAATTCAGTCCTGTGTATAAAGATATTTTTGAAGCACCAAAGAGAAATATAATCATCTATTATTTTGATGAAGCAATACAGACCCTTTCAATTACAAGACATGCAAAAATTTTAGGAAACTATCTGGTGGAGAGGGGAATAAGTAGGGGAGATAGAGTGTGCATATACTTACAGAATATACCACAGTTTTTGATAACTGAATTGGCTACATGGGCTATAGGAGGTATAATAGTGCCATTGAATATCATGTACAAAAGCCATGAGCTAGAGTATTTTTTAAACGACTCAGAGTGTAAGGTTCTGATAGGTCTAGAGACAGAGGTTAAGAGCAACCTGCTACCCATACTTGACAGGACTAAGATTGAAATGGTGATTACCACAACTGGCTTAGAGTACCTTTCTCAAGTACCCCCATATCTCTCTAGTATCTCTAGGCAATATCCTCTTGGAGCAGACCATGATTATATGTATATTATAAAAGACAACAGGGAACTAAGAGATGTTCATGTCGCTACAGAAGAAGAGTTATCAACTATACTTTATACCTCAGGGACTACAGGTAAGCCTAAAGGTGCTATGTACACTCATTATAACCTCTTCTTTGGCGCTATGACAATAAAGCAGTCTTTTAAACTAGATGAAAAAGACACTATGGCTATTTTCTCCCCCATGTCTCACAACATAGGCATCGTGCTAACTGCAACTAGTCTCATTTCTCAATTACCATTTATGATAATGTATAGGTTTGAGCCTGGAGAGGCTTTGAGATTAATAGAGAAGTGGAAAGTATCCTTTACTTTATTACCTGCCACAGGCTACATCTCGCTGATGAACCATCCAGATTTTAAGAAGCGAGACCTTTCTTCCTTTAAAAAGTTATATTCTGGAGGAGCTCCCTTACCTAAACGGGTCGTTGATGAATGGGAAAAACTTACGGGAGTGCATATCAGAAATGGATATGGTATGACTGAGACGACGGGAACTATTTCTGTGGAACCCGTTGAGGAGAGGGCTCCCTATGATCCCGAGACTAATGCAATGTCGATAGGTAAACCTGTACCATTTACCGAAGTTAAAATAGTGGACTCAACAGGTAAGGAGTTGGAACCTGGTGAGGTAGGTGAAATAATTGTTAGGGGTCCGCACGTCATGAAGGGTTACTGGAAGAAACCTGAGGAGACAGCTAAAACCATAAGGGATGGATGGGTTTATACAGGAGATCTAGGCAAGGTCGATAAAGACGGTTGGTTGTATTATGTGGATAGGGTAAAGGATTTGATAATCGTGTCAGGCTTTAAGGTGTGGCCCAGAGAAGTGGAGGACATTATCTATCAACACCCAGCCGTAAAGGAAGTGGCTGTGGTAGGAAAAAGTGATTCGTACAGGGGAGAGATACCTAAGGCATATGTAGTTTTAAAAAACGATTATAAAGGCAGGGTGTCTGAGAACGACATCATTGAGTTTGTTAAGCAGAGGTTAGCTAACTTCAAGGTCCCAAGAGAAGTGGTATTTGTGGATGAGCTACCTAAGACAGCTTCAGGGAAAATAATGAGAAGAGCCTTAAAGGAGAGAGATTAA